The sequence ttaacttaagaacatatttaaattatcaagcttttttaaacactaatatactgCATTcggtatttactttttatttatattaaaaataaaatggtttattattaaaaataaaatggtttatgagaaattcatgggtcacttttcatttatatatcataaaataaacaaaataaatctcattcaatccaaaaaaaaatacgattgagtttttgctgttgtacatctacgattaggttttcttcaattatttattgtatttcttTTCCTATTACAATTTGGACATTCCCATGGAATCACATATAATATTTCAATCTgcacttctcttttttcttcttcacaacttaataacaaattatataagtaataataagaataaaaaagaagcgtgacttttatcaaagttcacaaaaccaagcatcaatggcaaaaaaaacccaacaaaatttACAGCCAATAAATGATTCTAAATGCTCGGCATATGCATTAGTTGCCAGGAGTAAAGTTTTTTAAAGTtacgtaataatttacatatatgttgcaaacacaatatacaaaaaataaagaagaatatggaagaaagaagagaccattatgcacatctagaaaggcagtggagataataatagaaacttttcatttttttttcttttttttatcaattttttttttctttttgagtaaagataaatatgaaattttaatcgcatagagttttattttaataaaatatagtattttaaaataatttaatagtattttgttatagaatactatcactttttgttaaacatggttttcactttttgtcgacactaccatattcaatttatcaacgaaaaaatggacaatccaaatatatgcggacccggctagaatgaaaagtgtaaaatacaaaaattacactattgtctctatcgaagcaaatgaagattgaaatccaccaatgactatcattagttttcttatctacaatttttagacaaatgctatcttcaattatcaataatttagagattgatttttaattttctttttatcttacatccatttaagtaatgtttctttaagtattggaacatcaatttttaatttatttttggattaacttaaaacatatttaaatcatcaagctttcttaaacactaatatattgcattcggtattcacttttaattgataacattataaaatataatatttagatacacctaataattaataatacttttttttttaattttttaattgtatcgctttcaaataacatagaaaaaaactagcataaatttagtatacgtgcctcgcacgtagtttttttgctagtatatagtaaaacaaattgattcaaaccgtcttttattgaaaaaagaaaatctattaattttcataatatttggtCAATCTTCAATATGGTGATTAGATTTTAAATGGAGTGGGATTATAAGTAAGATACAATATTATTGATAACAAGTTTGAACTATAAATAAAATACGATGATAAGTAACTACTTTAAAAATAGTGGTGACTACTGCACGAAgggcttatatatatataatttgtagacctgatttttttttgtttgtttttttttttggtgatagATCATAGAATAGAAGGATCCTCTCAACTATAGTCTATAGCAATCATTAACAAATGTGTTTGGCCTCAAATGTatcttcttaaaaaaaaaaaaaaaaaagtattaacaTGACAAAATTGTTGCaatcttatttaatttaagatacTTGAGAGAAATATAACTCTCTTTACACTGAAAAATAGAAATCAATGCATATATTTATTGATTCCAAGGATAGCAAAGAGTATACTGGTAAGTAGCTGGGTCAAATTGACATGGTCCATTTGGATGAACAAGCCATTCATTAAGATAGagaatttttctctttttcatcTTGAAGATATCGAACCAATGAAGCTCATCTTTCCATTGAAAGCTACAAAAGAAGAGTGTAGTTCCCCATACATTGGGTGTGAAAGAGAATTGAAAAGAGTCATTGTAGTGAAGAAGTTGGGCTCCGATATCATCATTTTTCGATTTGCAGTGAAGAGTTAGGTCTGTGTCTACTAAACCGTTAGTTGTCTTGACTGTAAGTTCTTCACCCGCACATAATGATGATTTGTGAGatagtaaagaaaagaaaatgactACAACAAATAATGGAATGGTCTTTTGGCAAAAGTGATGATGAGGGTTGTTGAAGATCATCATGTtagggttttttaattttagaagaaTAGTTTTTGGTACAAAATAATGAATTCTTGTTACCCTTTTATAAAGTGTGTCAAATTATAAGAATCTAATCTCAATTTgagtttattatataattaatagagAGTGCCAAATGTTTTGATAATGAATTTGGTGAAACTACataattgtattttctttttcagaaattttaaattatttgaaaagaactttctttatttattttttatatgacaTGAAAAAAGAAAGGTTCTTTTTCGGACATTTTTTAATAGGCTTTTACAATTTCCAGAAAATAATTGAAACAtttcattaaaattaattatggatTAAATGGTATGTAAAATTGGTGGCATTTTTTGgaagtaaataaattaataaatttattaggaAAGTATAGGGAAAAGTAATTCCAGTCAAACATTTCTTATATATTGGAAGAGTAATTAATTAGGTCAACATTGCTTGTGAATTCACactatatatttttgttgttattttatagaatcaaaattattgttattttctataaatatgtatcatcatttatatattttatattttcacattctatgtataatatatatgatatagttGCAATTGGCAATCTTATCTTCCAATGTATCCTTAATTATTCCAGATAGAGTTTGTGAAACCCTAGTATATTCTTAGTACATATAATCCTTATTTGCTAGAGACTATTTATAGTCaattagtaaaatattaattgtatgaTAGTGATTATCTGTCAACTGTAATTGTAACTTCTTTACCACCTTCCATATGTTCAAAAATATACATGATGTTTTTAGTGAAATAAAACTACATATGTTTGGTGAATTTTTAATCGTTTTTGTCTTGTAttgtgaaaattattaaattggtactcctcaaaatttaattattataaaattataatttagagaaagaaaataaagaaaaaatgagaattttcttaatatcttatttcaatgAGTAATTTCATATTTAAACACATATGAGAGTCAAAAATTaggaattaagaaaaaaatgaatattaataacaattaatagtaataaataaaaaatttagacatccatatatttattaatatttataacactctcATTTGGATATCCATAATAACAACCTCATTAAAAACCTCACCAAGAAAACTCAGTGGGACAAAACTCGGTcaagaaaaaaagagtacaGTATGAAATTACTCCCCCTCATTTTGTCATTCATGGAGATCTTTTAATCGACGTATCTAAcgaaatcagaatcagaataTCCTACAACCTCCGAATGATCTGACTTcctgtatgtgagcatgtaatctttTGTCCTCTGACGATACCTCATAACCCTCTTGGCTGCTATCCAATGGTCAATACTagggttgcttaaatatctCCCTAACATCCCAACAATGTACACAATATCTGGACGTGTACATACCTgaagatacattagacttccaatagttgatgcatagggaatcttttgcatttcctgaatttgtctcctttagcaacagggctatcacctggtctacaatcttgcatgccaaatattttgagtactttatcggtatagctcttttgtgataatccaagaataccctGAGAACGATCTCAatgtatttgaattcctaaaacAAAAGAGGTGTCACTAAGATCTTCATCTCAAAATGATTAGATTGAAATCTCTTGATTTCGTGCAATAAGTCTATATCATTAGTgacaagcaatatgtcatcgacatatagaaccatAAATATGTGCTTACTCTCACTGAACTtgtgatatacacaatcatcgataatattcatctcaaaaccacaCGAGACaattacttgatgaaacttgtgataCTATTGATGAGAAGCTtacttgagtccatagatggattgtttttttaatttgcaaaccatattaTTTGGGTCACTAGACAAAAAGTTTTctagttgctccatataaattttCTCTTCAATGTCACCATTGAGAAATGTtattttaacatccatctgatgtaactcaagatcaaagtgagcaacaagtgccattattatcctaaaagagtctttcgatgaaactAGAGAGAAAGTCTCTGTATAATCAATGTCTTGTTTTTGAGTATAGCTTTTTTCTACAAGACATGCCTGAAATCTCACCACATTACTATATTCATCCCTCTTGGTTTTAAATATCCATTTACAACTAATtagttttacaccttctggtaatggaACAACTTCCTAAAccttattgtcttgcatagacttattctcttcattcatggtatcattccacttttgagagttagaacttttcatggccaGATGAAaattgattggatcatctttcatcattccaatttcatcctcatgttcttgaagaaatacaaaatcGTCATATGAAATAGCAATTCTTTTCTCTCTTGTGGATCTCCTTAATGGCTCTTATTCTTGAGGGTGTTGAATTTGTTCTTTTGGAATAATAACCTCATCTTGAGTTGGGAGCTGTTCAACATTGTCACATAGATAACCTTTATGTGTTAAGGAGTACTAACCCAAGAAGATACATTATTATGATCTGAATTGATCCCTTTTTATGCCTATTATAAGGCCATAAGTGAGGGTAACAAACACACCTAAAAGGTTTTAATATAGTGTAATATGGAACATGTCCAAGTAGGCACTCTGATGGTGATTGCTGCTTTAAAATTGGGGTTGGTAATCTATTGATCAAGAACACAATTGTGTGAAAAGCATGCCACCACTAAGTGAAGTCTAAACCCATGACTGTGCAAGGatagtgaggcccatttcaatTATGTGCCTGTGTTTGCGTTCTACCTTTTCATTTTGCTCACTTGTTTTGGGGCAGGGATGTTAAAAATGTATTTCTTGGTCACTCAAAAACTTGGCAAATGGTCGATACTCACTACCGCAATCTGTTCGAACTCTCTTTATAGGTAGATTGAACTATTTTTCCACCATACTTTTAAACTTAAGAAACATGGCAAAGGCTTAAGATTTAAGAACTAATGGATAACTCCAAGTAAATAGACTGTAGTCATTGAGAAAATGAACATAATAACTATAGCCATCTTTGTATTTAATGTGTGAGGGTCCCCACAAATCGGTGTGTATCAGTTCAAGTGGTTGACAAGCTCTTGAGTTTGAGTTGGGAAATAGTTGTTTGTGGCTTTTACCCATTTTACAGGCTTTGCAAAAGGATACCTTGTCAATAGATCCAGTATGGGGTACTAAGTTTAAAACCCTGCTAAGAACAGGTTTTGAAGGTGCCCTAGCTTGTTATGCCAAGTGTTAAAAATATGAGTTTTGTGACTGGTTTAATAGGCAGCAGGGGAGTAAAAAGATATGTCAAGATTTGTAGATTTATTCATATTAGAGTTATTACAATTATAGTCACTTGTTACATTGACATTATCGAATTGACTACTACAAACATAGACCATTGACTGTCTTGGGGTATCACTTGGAGAAGATCTTGAATACTCCTCTAGCATATAGAGCCCATCTTTAAGTGTTCCCTTGAGCAACACCCTCTCGGTGTGCTTGACAAAGCAACATGTTTTATGAAATTCAAAAAACATATAATTGTCATTAGTTAGTTGAGATACACTAACTGGATTCTTGGTAATTGAAGGAACATGAAGAACTAAATTCAACTTAAAGGGTAATGAATCGACAGATGGTAATGTAGTAGAACGAATATTAGAAATTAGCAATTTCTTACCGTCTCCAATAGCAAGACCTTTTGAACGTGAGTATGCACTAGTAGATTCTAAGTTTTTGGTGCCTTGAGTGACATGATTTGTGGCATCAGTATCCACAAACCATCCAGAATCATCACCAAAGTTAAGGATAAATGAAGTGGAAAAGGCTTGTGGATCgtaattgaatttgtaataACCGCCTAATTAGATTATGGATTAGTAGAGGCAATTAGCATTATTGTtggtatttaataattatacatGATTTTATATTATTGTGGGTCTCATTTTCATAAATGGGCATTAGAgttgtaatttctcaatttcaaaaattttattaaactctaagtgtattatttatgtcatatgcaaaatttataatttttataattttcgcTCGGCGTCGATAAAAAATGTGACGGATGGCCGATTTAGTCACATGGGTTAGCTTATCTTTTTACTTGGGGGAGTATTCATAAGTGATATTTGAAATATCGGGATTAGGCGCAGTTTTAGTTTTGAACCATTTTATCCCTAAGCCATTTATTGGACTAGATGTTTAAGGCAAGGGAATTTTGGTCATTTAACAATTTGGATAGGTGGATATTCCCATTAGTGGCAGCTGGCCATTTAGTAatgaattaaaattaattaaattattattttactaagtaaatcaaACTAAGGAAGATATGGACAATTAGAAACCAAGAGTAGCTTCTTTCTCTCCACCTCTTCGGCCTCAAGCAAGAACCAGAGCAAGTTCAACCAACATCATCTTTTTCTAAGAATTCATCAAGTTTTTGTGGTGGTTCAATTAGAGGTAAACCCTAGAAAATCTTGTCTTTTGTTTTGTTGAAGTTTTGTTAGCTTTAAACTTGCAATTTAGGAATTAAGTTCTATTCTGCTAGGGTTTCAATGTTGGATGTTTCTGTAGCTTAGAAATGTTGATTTAAGCTGGTTTTAAGTGTTTTGAGTGATTGATTGTGGTGTtgagcaagtttgagtttaagaactcaaacttggctcaaCAACGATAATTTTGCAAATATTGTATATTTTGAGTTTATGTCAATTGAAAATGGTTTATTAAGGTAATTATAAGTCTTTTGGAGCTTGTGATGAGATTTGGGGTTGTTTTGGTTAGAATTGGGGGAGCTTTCGTTTTTCTACTGTgatgctaaataaattataaaatgaacaaaataaaattcaattgcATTATTAAAACCTCTAAACAAAAATTTTGTGTCAGATACTTATACTAATTAGTCTCGGTTATAAACTGAGACTATAGGAAAACACTTTAAGTGTCGATTTTAAAATGACACCAAAACTCACTAGTCTCAGTTTATTACCGGCACCTAAACTCTAACTTTTTGTCACTGTGGAATAGATGTCGGTTCTATGAACCGACACTATAGGTATAAGTATCAATTTAAAACTGACACCAAAAGTGTAGTTTGTAGTAGTGATTGGTTGCCTTTTCGAATTGTTAAGAACTGACTTTTGAGCTGAAGTAGTCTGGCCTTCGATTGACTagaaaacttttgctttaatgCACACCAAACAAAATGAGATGGCAAATTTCTAGAGAAGGTTCTTCAATCTCACGGATTTAGTTCTCATTTCATCAAGTTAGTTATGGAGTGTGTTTCTTCTGTGACATACTCCATCCTTCTCAATGGCAAACCTCTCCCTAAATTCAGTCCCAGGAGAGGAATTCGGCAAGGAGATCCGATATCCCCATTCCTGTTCCTCCTGTGCAATGATGTTTTATCTAGAATCATTTCTAAAGACCAAGAACTGGGGAGGATTCATGGAATTCAATTGGCGAGAGGAGCTCCGGCAATTTCCCACCTAATGTTCGCAGACGATACGATTCTTTTCTGCAGAGCAAATAGCAGAGAGGCTGAGAACCTTGGCAAATGTTTAAAGATTTTTGAAGACTGGTCGGGTCAAAGATGTAGCAAACCAAAATCAGGTATCCTATTTTCTAGTAATTGTCCTGCTACTATCCGAAGTGAGATATCACAGAAATTGGGTATTGATACAATGAGGGGAGATGAGAAACATCTGGGTAATCCCTTTCTTTTCTCTAGAAGTCGCCGAAAGGATTTTGACTTTCTCAAATCAAAACTCCTTTCTCGACTTGAGGGATGGAGGATGAAATCTCTCTCTATAGCAGGGAGAATGGTCTCTATTAATTCTGTTGCTATGGCAATCCCAGCGTACTCCATGTCAACGAATAAACTCCCGAGTTCTTCTTGTAAAGAGATGGATGCCATTGTGAGAAGATTCTGGTGGAAAGGTAATCTCAAAGGCTCTCGATTCCTTGCTACTAAAACTTGGGATTCTCTCTGTCAACCTAAGTGCTGCGGTGGGTTGGGTTTTAGAAGATTTGAAGATTTCAATTTGGCTCTTTTGTCTAAATTGGCTTGGATGTTGGCTACTGGTACTGAGAGACCATGGATTAGATCTATTAAAGCTAAATACTTTGCTCTTGAATCCTTCTGGCAAGTCTCTCCTAAAGCTTCGGACAGTCCGGGGTGGAAGGGAATTCTTGAGGCGAGAAGAATTATTGTGGAAAGTGCTACTACTATTATTCACAATGGCGAAGATATCGACATATGGTTTCAACCATGGATCCCATGGTTAAACTACACAGAATTCAGGGACACTATGGAAGGGATAAGATCCAAAGCTCCTGCTCTTCGTTCAGTTGCTGACTTACTCTATCGTCGAACCCGAACTTGGAACGTGggatttcttaaatttctatttGGGGAGGAGTTAGGAATCAAGATCAGTTCGATCCAGATTAATTATCAAGGCAGTTCGGATATGGTTATTTGGAAGGGGTCAAACTCTGGTAATTTTTCGGTTAAAAGTGCCTATGTTTCAAGCCAAGGAGTGCGATTTGGTAAACAAGATTTGCTATGGAAGGATGTATGGCATTCCGGTATTCACCCGAGACAGAGTATGATTCTGTGGAGGGCTATATCGGATGCTCTGCCTACTCGAAATAGATATGGGGGTGACAATGGAACTGGATGTTTCTTTTGCAACGATTGTGACGAGTCTCCTTTGCACTTATTTGGTAGATGCACGTTAGCCAGAGCTATATGGTTTGGGGGCCCTGTTCCCATCCACTCTGAGCAAATTGTTGGGTGTGATCTAGCTGAATTTGCCTCTGGTATTATCTCTATCCTGAAAGCATCAAAGATGGATGGGCCTTTAATTTGGTTGGCGTCTGTTATGGAGATTATTTGGCTTTGGAGAAACAAGCTGAATAGAGGGTTAGATGTGACCATTAATCCGGAAGTGATTCTTGCTGAGATCAAAAGTAggtatgctgagatggtggaaagTCTTTCTAAGACTAAGAATGATCACAAGGCAGGCTCCATGAAGAACCCGACTGAGGGGAGTAAGATTCCGTTTACTCCTAAAGTTATTGTAGTAGATGGAGCCTTCAAAAATGGGAAGTCAGGTGGTGCTTTCGTTGCCATAGACTATGGTAGTAATACTTGGGAAGGGAATTCTTTCAGAGGCACTCAATCAGACGCTACTGGTGCGGAGATGGAAGCTATAAACATGGCGCTGGGCTGGGCTGAAGATAGAAACTGGAACAACTTTGTTGTTTTTTCTGACTCTCGAATTTGCCTGAATGCTTTTGCTACTGAGAAGCCTCCTCACTGGAAACTTTGGCCCCTTTTCTCTGAAATTCAGGCCCGAAGAAGAAAGTGTCCTGAGATtctgttttcttatgtcaatcGAAATGTTCTTAGTTTTATTGATAGTCTAGCTAAAGAAGCAAGAGACTCTAATCTTGCCGACTGTAACTTTCAAGGGGAGGGATATCCCCCTGTGGATCCCAG is a genomic window of Cannabis sativa cultivar Pink pepper isolate KNU-18-1 chromosome 9, ASM2916894v1, whole genome shotgun sequence containing:
- the LOC115696798 gene encoding uncharacterized protein LOC115696798, whose protein sequence is MECVSSVTYSILLNGKPLPKFSPRRGIRQGDPISPFLFLLCNDVLSRIISKDQELGRIHGIQLARGAPAISHLMFADDTILFCRANSREAENLGKCLKIFEDWSGQRCSKPKSGILFSSNCPATIRSEISQKLGIDTMRGDEKHLGNPFLFSRSRRKDFDFLKSKLLSRLEGWRMKSLSIAGRMVSINSVAMAIPAYSMSTNKLPSSSCKEMDAIVRRFWWKGNLKGSRFLATKTWDSLCQPKCCGGLGFRRFEDFNLALLSKLAWMLATGTERPWIRSIKAKYFALESFWQVSPKASDSPGWKGILEARRIIVESATTIIHNGEDIDIWFQPWIPWLNYTEFRDTMEGIRSKAPALRSVADLLYRRTRTWNVGFLKFLFGEELGIKISSIQINYQGSSDMVIWKGSNSGNFSVKSAYVSSQGVRFGKQDLLWKDVWHSGIHPRQSMILWRAISDALPTRNRYGGDNGTGCFFCNDCDESPLHLFGRCTLARAIWFGGPVPIHSEQIVGCDLAEFASGIISILKASKMDGPLIWLASVMEIIWLWRNKLNRGLDVTINPEVILAEIKSRYAEMVESLSKTKNDHKAGSMKNPTEGSKIPFTPKVIVVDGAFKNGKSGGAFVAIDYGSNTWEGNSFRGTQSDATGAEMEAINMALGWAEDRNWNNFVVFSDSRICLNAFATEKPPHWKLWPLFSEIQARRRKCPEILFSYVNRNVLSFIDSLAKEARDSNLADCNFQGEGYPPVDPSYLFMV